The Rhopalosiphum maidis isolate BTI-1 chromosome 4, ASM367621v3, whole genome shotgun sequence region AAGTAGTATAGTTAggtatctaatttatattttttattataatgatgatgtactatttttttattttagttttgtctAGATTGacgtgtttataaataaaataaaattcattgtttattaaaatgtatttagttacaaatacattttgatattgttgttctaatatgttgtaataaattatgtaattaaaaatgaaaatagaaataaatataacaatataatgtgtataatatataatgtctataaacatttttaaatttttaaaataaatattaactatataaaatatttagtattttcagACTTGTTGTTCGACTATAAAAACTGATTACTTTTTgtccaactttttttaaaacggacTTTTTGACCAATTACCGACAAATTTGGCCGATTCCATAGGAGGGAAAGGTGAAGACTGAAGAAGAATACAATTACACGTGTGAAAATTTTGGAAGAATCGATTTTACTGAATATGAGTGAATGAGTGATGTGTCCATTTACCGTGTATACAGTATTCAttctttcataatatttaggaCCCGTACAGATTaatgaactatatttttatacttactttCAGTTTTGGGGTAACGCTAGTATAACTATTGTAGTATTGTAGATTGctacattactttttttttatagatctataatgatgtattcgtgggtaatattgttgtattattatgatgcttcatttttaaaattaagttccaagactagaaatattttgttcactGGAAAGTTGGTTTCCAGCTGTACTCTAACAAgcttctaaataaataaaaataaatgtgtgaataatttacaattttatgaagaaaacagtaaacataatatataataatatattatttaatcctaGTGCAGTTTTGGGGTCGTGTTTATGTACTCTTTGAGTACACTCACCAACGACGATCGAACCCTAAAGCGGTCGGAGTAACTCACATCgatataaccatattatttttatagtgtgtAAAATAGCGCAAAGGGCAAAGCCTTAAAAGGTCGAGTCGGCACCTGGCGGCGGTACTGGTGTTGCGAGTGACGAGTtccaataaatagttataataaatattaaattatacaattcaatGCCGCCACAGTGGAAGGTATTGACGTTGTACATAGTGTCGGCCGGTGGAACGTCGGTGGTCTAAAAATTTCTTTACCGATGTGGTGGCAGCATTGCGGaaaggtgaaaaaaaaatcttttacatGTGTAATGGTTTGATAGCGGTGCGGCGGCTGGTTACTTTACAGTGTTAAAATCGTTTTGGTTTTTGCATCGAATTGTCGTTCGCTCGTTTCGTTCGTGCACACGCGTTTCGCCAATACTTATCCCACACACCGTCTCGTTCTCGCGGCAGGCACACAACGTGATTACAGTAAGTGTTTTTACGTTTATCGATGTTGTTCACCGCCCTGTATGGCGCGGCCCACAGACGGTTGTTAAACCTCATGGCAATGCGATCGGTCTGGGGTTATGCGTGGTCGTGGTGCGGAGCACGAGTACACGCGCACACGTACGCACACGTACGCCAAGCGCGGTGGGTTGACACGTCGACTCCCCGTGGATCGGATCTTTTATTATCTAGGCTGATGGGCCTCCGTTAAACCTGGTCCGTACTTGTCCACTACCACGTATACGTCATCGTCGGGAAGCGTGCCGTTGGCCTTTGGGCCCACCCGCCGTCACCCACAACCCAGTGCGTCACAGGGGCCGTTAAATCTCTTCTATTTGGCTCGTCACCCACTCAACCAAATGTCAAAACCCCTCTTCCTCTGCCAGATTACTGCGATTGTCACTAATCGCGTTTGCCCTTAATTCTAGACCGTCCCACGTTTTTGGTCCTCTGTCATCGAGGTGGTTTGTACCAAAAATAGCAATGATGGTGGATTTGTCAAAATCGTTCAGGATGATGACATCATTAGTTGTATACTTCTGAGTATTTTTCTTGGTCCTTTGATGTAGAGGTATTTGTAGTAGAGACTGATATATGTTGCACTGAGTACATTCATCATTATTTTCGACTATCTGGTAGGGTTGCTTTACTCCTTGGCTGTCTCCATCTCTATTCAATATCCATAAAGATCCATATATCAATGTAGTGAGAATAGCCAAGCTCTACAATCCActgattgtaatatttttaataatttaatttgtggttgatttttaattatttattgccatacacaaattatacctatatttagttattttcttaaattattagaatagtAGAGATTTAAGCCTATCTTCTAACTTAAACAACTTCATAACGCCCATTATTAAAACTTGGGTTAATCtttgacaattatttaaattggtaGTCCTAGCAAATAAGTTAAAGCAAAATCTTTTACTCTagaataaatctataaaatacattcatcagTTAAAAAATCCTTAATtacttatctatttaaaaacagtatagttatatttaatctaagtCTGGACTTCTgtctatacctattattaacaCTTGTTAGGCTTTCAAATGTATCTACTTTCTCCAAATATCATGTATTATCAGACTGATTGTACAAAAACCCCATGTTTTGacctatactaattaatattaatattaatttgttttgtaacaTATTTGCAAAGTATAGGTTGtaaattttacacaattttaacataaaaatctataactgttcaataataatctttTCTAATCTTCAAATCATATTACTTCTATTTATcactcaaataattttttattttacttaataatttttgatttgcctttgtattttatattacatatgttAGGTGACTTGTATTAATCTTTTTAGgggttttaattgaattttcatgattataatcaaatactcatctaaattaaaatgatgacAACTTAATCTTGAAGTATGAACTAGTGTAGTTGTGTCaccttgtattattattaacatatttctgTTGACATTTAACCagttattatgtaatgtatcGGTTTCTAAACTTTTTTCCACGGTGCCTGCTTTTGGACCGAATTCAGCTGTGGTGCTCTGCTGTAAATAAAAgactgaacaaaaaaaatctataaattttaaattatttattatgagttGTAGACTATGGTACTCTTAGAAAATGCTGACCATGCTcctagtatacaatattacacagTTTGGGAACCACtgatctaatttattaatacatttttctaaatcTTGTTTACCTacctttaatgttttaattataaattaatttgcttCAAAATTCtcacatgtatttatattgaatgctAAAGGTAGGTAATCTACTTAAGCATTTCAACTAAAATGTTGTTCAAGTATAGTCTTGTTTTTATTCAGAAATagaatttgttgttttattaattgtaatgttttaaaaggTAAATCTAcagttaaaattgtatcaatGACATAATGTTAGattggtattattttactatttacattttataattctgttgtattatgtacttcaatatattatcttaattgatattaatataattatttttgttatttataatgcataatttacttttactttatacctattcatttataatattagatattaattttaattttaaaattttagtgttTCAATAAGGAGAGACCTTTGGTACTCGTTTTATTTGGACTAAACGTTTGGTAAGGAAGCTATAGCCATTATGTTGGAGTTGCAGCAGCAAGATATCCCTAAGTTGAAGAGTGAACGCACGGTGTCTAACAACACTGGTCAAGAAGATGGAGGTAACAATGGTAACAGCTATGACCTCGTGTTTCCAGCTTTACCTGATTCAAAAACATTGGTTCCTAAGAACATTGGGGTCAATGGCCAATGTGCATCTTCAAATGTACCACCAAAAGGATGGAACAAAGTTCGGACTTCAActgttaataatgtaaatttttattatttattttaatattaattgaccaaaaataaaattataaattattagcaatttttaaagatgaattcattttaaaacatttttttataaattaattcaattgtaatagtatgttaaatcattttagGTATTCACTATTTCTGTTCAAGACCGTAAATCAGATAATAGTGAAAAATTTGGTGAAGGTGAATCTAAACGCATTTGTAGCCAAATTACAAGAGAAACTGGAGCTGAAATTGAGATTTCTACGTCAAAGAATATGAATTTAACGTTTCTTGTAAGAGGTAAAGATGCAGATGTCAATGAGGCTAAACGCAGAATTATTGCAAGCTTTCAAACTCAGGTAAATTGTTGttctttaatattactatgctTCTCattgatacttattttttgtagacataagttaaatttaagattGTTGATTTATAAGTTTCAGTATCAAATGTCGAAAAAAAGGCCACAAGTTATGTCCTAAATGAATGTtccatttaaactattacctataaaaagtgattaattaattataaaataaaatttaattggtttcttagttaatattgttttatgaaaaaaaaatgtattagtcctaaatcataatttatttatcaattcaattattatttcaagttattttaagaaatattaaaaagtacactttattagtttaaatggTCTTCATACTTATaacattctaaaaataaaaatatgaatcttTTAGGGATTAGGAATGTGTAAAACTGATCATAAGTAATTATTCTTTTCACCTAAAAGTGGCATGCTTAGTGTATTAAAGGATGGCATAGATAAGCACATTAatcaaataagtaattatcttGACATCatagttctaaaaataaatataaattttgaaagaaCTACAGATCaacttttataacaattagctataaaaatagctgaataaatataaaatccagAAATCTTAATTCAAAGTTTAACCATAACAAATCATTATGTTATGGGTGATCTATTGTCATCAGAATAGggaaattttctaaatttcatGTTGAATTTTATATCTTGTAATTACTCTTCCTTGGAATACAATGTCATGTATACTCCATACTTCACTTTGGACACTAGTTATCATAACTTAGTCTTAAACTGACTactaataatttgtacaaaaagAAGTTTTAAAGGTCTTGCTAAAAGTACCATTATATTTACTGATTCAAAATCTTTTCTAtccaagttattatttataactgatttaaaattaatatcatgtaCATGACAagtagattttataaaaaaaaaatagttgctGTTATTACTTTGATTAGTCTTTATTGGTTCAAATTCTTAACTATGAACATCTGAAGGTTGTATTTACTTGTGTTGTCTTCATCTTACTAACATATgatatatcaacatttatgTTTAGCAGTTTCATTTTTCTACTGATAGCTTATATATTAGAGTGAGGATCCATTCTCAAATtttaaggtaagaatattattgagACATTGAGAGTGTacctaaatacaatttttacttttacacttgataatattaatatcacttttatattaaagttaacatcATACAATTGAAATTGCTGAACAtaaatttgttgtattatccatttttaagataaattatgttgaagaagtatctaataatattgtagtgtattattaaaagagtTGTAAACTTGTACCATTTATTACTACCTATCTTCCTTTACTTAATGTACTAAAGATGAATACAGGTATTGACAAATAAGTATCTGGAATGTagattgtataacaatatttcaacGTTCCTTCAAGCAATAGCTTGTAATCTAAAAACTATTGTGTAATCTTATCTGTGTTTGAAAGTTGGCTTTTtagaataatcaatttttactgttttatgtatataatagtgcagtttaaaaatgctcgtaattcacttaaaaacagaattattataaaatatgaacagaTAAAGTTCTTACTATGAAGttgtataatagattaattcaatttaatattaaactttactaagctaattattaataatttattttatttataatttggaatttttaaaagatttattaatataattttcatttactgtaatattttagGCTACTAGTGCAGTCCCTGTTCCAAAGGAACACCATTGTCAAGTTATGGGAAAACAAGGAACTCGTCGCAAGGAAATTGAACAGCGCACTGGTGCGCGTATTCAAATGCCAAGCATTCAAGATACTTCAGATATTATCAATGTTACTGGAACTAGAGATGCAGTGGAGAAAGCTGTTCAAGAAATTCGCATGATTTCAGATGAGTTGGTAAGTTATTCTTTCTAtggaaataaatgtatactaattaatttggtatttattttattaataaaatataattttttacagtcTAAAAAAGCATTTGAAAGGATTGAAATCCCAAAAATTTTCCATCCTTTCATTACTGGTGGTCATAATGAAaagcttaataatttaatgaaagaaACTGGTGTTAAAATCCATGTTCCCCCGCCATCTGTTAACAGAGATGAAATTACAATTGCTGGAGATAAAGAAGGAGTTCAATCAGCTATTGAACAGATTAAACaggtttatacaaaaatggtatgtaatattttattaaaaattccacaACATCAAATGTTTAACTGTttaacatactattatattaatcaaaatcaaGTAAAACATAATCCTTAAaattacaagaaaaatatagacattattttctatcagttatatcatttaaattattgtattattttattaattaattttaaataataacaatttttattataggaaaAAGAATCAGCAACAGTGTTTGTTGAGATACCAAAAcagaaacataaatatttaatggcaCAAAAAGGAAATGGTATTCAAGATATATTATTGGAAACTAATGTTAGCGTGGAAATGCCTCAACAAGATTCAGACAAAGAAACAGTTACTTTAAGAGGGTTATATAAGGATTTAGGCactggtaaatatttttttcaatacatttggtatatttaaaatataatttattttttaattttaggatTAACGAAGTTGTATGAAAAAGCAAACAGTATGACTGCTGAAACAATCGAGTGTCCTGGATGGAtgcatagatttttaataggtaaaaatggttctaatttacgAGAGTTAATTGAAGATAATGAAAaggtatttattagtttataatatttattaaacatttttgttaaatttattttcataacaataattacttagaatcattaattgttttacttaataaatttattacacataattacattttcaaaggtACATGTTGAATTTTCTGATGATAATAAGATAATTGTGGAAGGCCCAACTAATATGATTCCTAAGGTAattgattcattaaaaaaagctATTGACTGCTATGTTTCTACTGAACTTGTAGTTGATCCAAAGTTTTTCAAGCATATAATTGGAAAAAACGGAAGCAATAGTAAGTAAATATTCATTGTATCTAAATTgcgatgaaatatattttttttctttataacattgaaaataaataagttattgataattaaatatttacttatttagttAATCGCGTAAAAAATGACGCCGgtgttataatcaatatttctgAGTCTGATAATAACTCGAACATTATTCGGATTGAAGGACGAAAAGATGGAGTGGAATTAGCAAAAAGTGTAagatctaattatattatttattaactaatgaaaattgtgattaaaagttatttttatgtgttataaaaacctatttattatttgtgaataaatacattataataggaATTACAAGAAATGATTTATAAGTTAGAGAATGAAGTTGAAAAAGAAATATCAATTGACCAACGTCACCATCGTGCTATAATTGGAGTCAAAGGTGAAAAAGTAAGGGAACTTCAGGAAGCTTTTAACGTTCAAATTACATTTCCTAGTTCaggtaatatattgttaaatttcataattaaatgaaaaaaatattatttgtatattcataattcTATTTTAGTTGAAGCTAGAAGCAATTTAGTCAAAATTCGTGGTTTAAATGATGATGTAAATAAAGCATTTAAGTCTTTAGCTAAATTGGCAAAAGAATTAGATGAAGCTAACTATGTATTAGAAATTcctgtttttaaacaattccATAAGCTTGTTGTGGGGAAAGGAGgagctaatattaaaaaggttttgttactatttttacttaatatttaatgtattaaataaaaatcttttttttttttatatagatcaGAGAAGAAACTGATACTAGAATTGATTTACCTCGTGAAGGTGAAGATAGTGACACTATCAAAGTCATGGGTAATAAAGAAAAAGTTCTAATTGCTTGTGATATGAtaaagaaaatacaaaatgaaatggttagtaatttataaaacaatttaattttaatttaaatgttatttaataaaattatttattttttagggaGATATTGTCACAAAAGAAATCGTGTTAGGAAATATTAAAGTACGTAATGTTATTGTAAATCTTgggaataaatttattcaatctaTCAGAGAAGATTGTGGAGGTAATGTGTCATTAAAGTTACCAGCTGTTAAAGGCGATAATGtaagtgttatatattttatctatatttaaatataattagactaataaaatgcatattactTGTAGtctaattaatcattaattttataaaatatatttaatattcattcaaaatattttaaattaatttaattaactatattttgattaataagttattgtacatatttcttAAGTAGTGGTATGAATTACATATTGTCTATACGCTATTCGGAATGAGATCGTACCTTGGCAGCAAACAGTTTTCGTCGAGCAGAGGTCAGACAACACTTGTTTGTCCACTCTACTGAGTCAACTATCTGCAGGCCTGCTGTGTAGTAAAGCCACGCCCATGCGCTTAAGCTGGCCATCGAGGTACTATCTCATTCCGAATAGCGTATATGAACAATTAACATGTTTACAATCATGCATAATTTGGTATAATTAAGTCGTTTTATGAAActacaacataaaaaatttatatacctataataaataattctaatgtCACAATTTAGCTGTtagattttaaacttaatcaaTGATTCTGCCATCAGAATAGTAATATGTTGTTTTGttgtgcaatattatttttagattgtctcaattatttttatcatactatTTTACAGTATCAATGAAAAATTGATAACTCTTTGAATGTGggtttctatttaaattattaaagaaaatcctaatatttatgttcttagattttaaagttatagtattcatttatttttatttttactgctcaaactttttaatatttcaaaatgtattgcatttaatacattttattaggttttacttaaattatgtaatatttaaaaatattttatttatttaaataatttattttatagactatagttatCAAAGGACCTGAAGATGATGTAGACAGTGCTATAACACAAATTCAGACCATGGTAGACGAAGTTCATAATTCAGTTATTGATCTAAAAGTAAAGCCAGAGTTTCACAAATATTTGATTGGGAAAAAACGAGCTAATGTCAAA contains the following coding sequences:
- the LOC113561180 gene encoding vigilin, yielding MLELQQQDIPKLKSERTVSNNTGQEDGGNNGNSYDLVFPALPDSKTLVPKNIGVNGQCASSNVPPKGWNKVRTSTVNNVFTISVQDRKSDNSEKFGEGESKRICSQITRETGAEIEISTSKNMNLTFLVRGKDADVNEAKRRIIASFQTQATSAVPVPKEHHCQVMGKQGTRRKEIEQRTGARIQMPSIQDTSDIINVTGTRDAVEKAVQEIRMISDELSKKAFERIEIPKIFHPFITGGHNEKLNNLMKETGVKIHVPPPSVNRDEITIAGDKEGVQSAIEQIKQVYTKMEKESATVFVEIPKQKHKYLMAQKGNGIQDILLETNVSVEMPQQDSDKETVTLRGLYKDLGTGLTKLYEKANSMTAETIECPGWMHRFLIGKNGSNLRELIEDNEKVHVEFSDDNKIIVEGPTNMIPKVIDSLKKAIDCYVSTELVVDPKFFKHIIGKNGSNINRVKNDAGVIINISESDNNSNIIRIEGRKDGVELAKSELQEMIYKLENEVEKEISIDQRHHRAIIGVKGEKVRELQEAFNVQITFPSSVEARSNLVKIRGLNDDVNKAFKSLAKLAKELDEANYVLEIPVFKQFHKLVVGKGGANIKKIREETDTRIDLPREGEDSDTIKVMGNKEKVLIACDMIKKIQNEMGDIVTKEIVLGNIKVRNVIVNLGNKFIQSIREDCGGNVSLKLPAVKGDNTIVIKGPEDDVDSAITQIQTMVDEVHNSVIDLKVKPEFHKYLIGKKRANVKRIRDLTNTRIIFPPETDSVNENITIVGKKENVDKAKLEFEVMITDISNVVEDRVEINEKYHKNFVAKRGEFLHKLEEECGGVKISFPKPGGGDKVVLKGSKANVAIAKQRLLDHAKVLENTIQVEVNVDPKYHRHFVARRGEIINRIIDDCNGVSITFPKLASNDDVVIIKGDKSNAEEAKRRIEEIVKDLENIIEIIMSVPPKHHRHFVARRAEVINQISAEFNGVTVTFPQVNSNSSEVLIKGHKDYVEKVKNKINNIVIDLEQRITVEVIIPQRMHRVLMRNRDLLEGMRRDLDVWIKFPERPPEDQFIRESEDVNVGEETDENRAPSVNDIVTIFGKPENCESAKQILIDNIPKTIDLNVPSEYHRSLIGSKGATIRKLSDDYNVQIKVPNQEQNADIIKITGVQKDIDEVVAAIKEEMRLYDADKEDRQLRSYEIQMTIEPEFHPMIIGKKGDTVRNLRNKYGVQVNLPRRGEGNNENIVTVVGYQKSAESARDEIQEMVDKLKNVYKEEIYIDSRIHSRLIGFRGRNISQIMDKYHVDIRFSKSDSSNPDLVTVYAREDATQDDVLDCMDYLDMIQQDYLTDLVENEARANLKPKTESQSVPNGNHNSQGGAGFVMGNGAPWEKAHPDTNSTRDFPSFAGIATSANNAGSDKTNLPSWGSGRR